A DNA window from Bos javanicus breed banteng chromosome 10, ARS-OSU_banteng_1.0, whole genome shotgun sequence contains the following coding sequences:
- the METTL3 gene encoding N6-adenosine-methyltransferase catalytic subunit isoform X1, protein MSDTWSSIQAHKKQLDSLRERLQRRRKQDSGHLDLRNPEAALSPTFRSDSPVPAAPTSGGPKPSTASAVPELATDPELEKKLLHHLSDLSLTLPTDAVSIRLAISTPDAPATQDGVESLLQKFAAQELIEVKRSLLQDDAHPTLVTYADHSKLSAMMGAVAEKKGPGEVAGTIAGQKRRAEQDSTTAAAFTSSLASGLASSASEVAKEPTKKSRKHAASDVDLEIESLLNQQSTKEQQSKKVSQEILELLNTTTAKEQSIVEKFRSRGRAQVQEFCDYGTKEECMKASDADRPCRKLHFRRIINKHTDESLGDCSFLNTCFHMDTCKYVHYEIDACMDSEAPGSKDHTPSQELALTQSVGGDSSADRLFPPQWICCDIRYLDVSILGKFAVVMADPPWDIHMELPYGTLTDDEMRRLNIPVLQDDGFLFLWVTGRAMELGRECLNLWGYERVDEIIWVKTNQLQRIIRTGRTGHWLNHGKEHCLVGVKGNPQGFNQGLDCDVIVAEVRSTSHKPDEIYGMIERLSPGTRKIELFGRPHNVQPNWITLGNQLDGIHLLDPDVVARFKQRYPDGIISKPKNL, encoded by the exons ATGTCGGACACGTGGAGCTCTATCCAGGCCCACAAAAAGCAGCTGGACTCACTGCGGGAGAGGCTGCAGCGGAGGCGGAAGCAGGACTCGGGGCACTTGG ATCTTCGGAATCCAGAGGCAGCACTGTCTCCAACCTTCCGTAGCGACAGCCCAGTACCTGCTGCACCCACTTCTGGTGGCCCTAAGCCCAGTACAGCTTCAGCAGTTCCTGAATTAGCTACAGACCCTGAATTAGAGAAGAAGTTGCTACACCACCTCTCTGATCTGTCACTAACATTGCCCACTGATGCTGTGTCCATCCGTCTTGCCATCTCCACG CCAGATGCCCCTGCCACTCAGGATGGGGTAGAAAGCCTCCTACAGAAGTTTGCGGCTCAGGAGTTGATCGAAGTAAAGCGAAGTCTCCTACAAGATGATGCACATCCCACTCTTGTGACCTATGCTGATCATTCCAAGCTCTCCGCCATGATGGGTGCTGTGGCAGAAAAGAAGGGCCCTGGGGAGGTAGCAGGGACTATTGCAGGGCAGAAGCGGCGTGCAGAGCAGGACTCCACCACAGCAGCTGCCTTTACTAGCTCTTTGGCCTCTGGTCTGGCCTCTTCAGCATCAGAAGTAGCCAAGGAGCCAAccaagaaatcaagaaaacatgCTGCCTCAGATGTTGATCTGGAGATAGAGAGCCTTCTTAACCAACAATCTACTAAGGAACAACAGAGCAAGAAG GTTAGTCAGGAGATCCTAGAGTTACTAAATACTACAACAGCCAAGGAACAATCCATTGTTGAAAAGTTTCGCTCACGAGGTCGGGCTCAAGTTCAAGAGTTCTGTGACTATGGAACCAAGGAGGAGTGTATGAAAGCCAGTGATGCTGACCGGCCCTGTCGAAAGCTGCACTTCAG ACGGATCATCAATAAACACACTGATGAGTCATTAGGAGACTGCTCTTTCCTTAACACATGTTTCCACATGGATACCTGCAAATATGTTCACTATGAAATTGATGCTTGCATGGATTCTGAGGCTCCTGGAAGCAAAGACCATACACCAAGCCAAGAGCTTGCCCTTACACAGAGCGTTGGAGGTGACTCCAGTGCAGATAGACTCTTCCCACCTCAG TGGATCTGTTGTGATATCCGCTACCTGGACGTCAGTATCTTGGGCAAGTTTGCAGTTGTGATGGCTGACCCACCCTGGGATATTCACATGGAGCTGCCCTATGGGACcctgacagatgatgagatgcgCAGGCTCAACATACCAGTACTGCAGGATGATGGCTTTCTCTTCCTCTGGGTCACAGGCAG GGCCATGGAGTTGGGCAGAGAATGTCTGAACCTCTGGGG TTATGAACGGGTAGATGAAATTATCTGGGTGAAGACAAATCAACTGCAGCGCATCATTCGAACAGGCCGTACAGGTCACTGGTTGAACCATGGGAAGGAACACTGCTTG GTTGGTGTCAAAGGAAATCCCCAAGGCTTCAACCAGGGTCTGGATTGTGATGTGATCGTAGCTGAG GTTCGTTCCACTAGTCATAAACCAGATGAAATCTATGGCATGATTGAAAGACTGTCCCCTGGCACTCGCAAGATTGAGTTATTTGGACGACCACACAATGTGCAACCCAACTG GATCACCCTTGGAAACCAACTGGATGGGATCCATCTACTAGACCCAGATGTGGTTGCCCGGTTCAAGCAAAGATATCCAGATGGTATCATCTCTAAACCTAAGAATCTATAG
- the METTL3 gene encoding N6-adenosine-methyltransferase catalytic subunit isoform X2: protein MSDTWSSIQAHKKQLDSLRERLQRRRKQDSGHLDLRNPEAALSPTFRSDSPVPAAPTSGGPKPSTASAVPELATDPELEKKLLHHLSDLSLTLPTDAVSIRLAISTPDAPATQDGVESLLQKFAAQELIEVKRSLLQDDAHPTLVTYADHSKLSAMMGAVAEKKGPGEVAGTIAGQKRRAEQDSTTAAAFTSSLASGLASSASEVAKEPTKKSRKHAASDVDLEIESLLNQQSTKEQQSKKVSQEILELLNTTTAKEQSIVEKFRSRGRAQVQEFCDYGTKEECMKASDADRPCRKLHFRRIINKHTDESLGDCSFLNTCFHMDTCKYVHYEIDACMDSEAPGSKDHTPSQELALTQSVGGDSSADRLFPPQWICCDIRYLDVSILGKFAVVMADPPWDIHMELPYGTLTDDEMRRLNIPVLQDDGFLFLWVTGRAMELGRECLNLWGYERVDEIIWVKTNQLQRIIRTGRTGHWLNHGKEHCLVGVKGNPQGFNQGLDCDVIVAEDHPWKPTGWDPSTRPRCGCPVQAKISRWYHL from the exons ATGTCGGACACGTGGAGCTCTATCCAGGCCCACAAAAAGCAGCTGGACTCACTGCGGGAGAGGCTGCAGCGGAGGCGGAAGCAGGACTCGGGGCACTTGG ATCTTCGGAATCCAGAGGCAGCACTGTCTCCAACCTTCCGTAGCGACAGCCCAGTACCTGCTGCACCCACTTCTGGTGGCCCTAAGCCCAGTACAGCTTCAGCAGTTCCTGAATTAGCTACAGACCCTGAATTAGAGAAGAAGTTGCTACACCACCTCTCTGATCTGTCACTAACATTGCCCACTGATGCTGTGTCCATCCGTCTTGCCATCTCCACG CCAGATGCCCCTGCCACTCAGGATGGGGTAGAAAGCCTCCTACAGAAGTTTGCGGCTCAGGAGTTGATCGAAGTAAAGCGAAGTCTCCTACAAGATGATGCACATCCCACTCTTGTGACCTATGCTGATCATTCCAAGCTCTCCGCCATGATGGGTGCTGTGGCAGAAAAGAAGGGCCCTGGGGAGGTAGCAGGGACTATTGCAGGGCAGAAGCGGCGTGCAGAGCAGGACTCCACCACAGCAGCTGCCTTTACTAGCTCTTTGGCCTCTGGTCTGGCCTCTTCAGCATCAGAAGTAGCCAAGGAGCCAAccaagaaatcaagaaaacatgCTGCCTCAGATGTTGATCTGGAGATAGAGAGCCTTCTTAACCAACAATCTACTAAGGAACAACAGAGCAAGAAG GTTAGTCAGGAGATCCTAGAGTTACTAAATACTACAACAGCCAAGGAACAATCCATTGTTGAAAAGTTTCGCTCACGAGGTCGGGCTCAAGTTCAAGAGTTCTGTGACTATGGAACCAAGGAGGAGTGTATGAAAGCCAGTGATGCTGACCGGCCCTGTCGAAAGCTGCACTTCAG ACGGATCATCAATAAACACACTGATGAGTCATTAGGAGACTGCTCTTTCCTTAACACATGTTTCCACATGGATACCTGCAAATATGTTCACTATGAAATTGATGCTTGCATGGATTCTGAGGCTCCTGGAAGCAAAGACCATACACCAAGCCAAGAGCTTGCCCTTACACAGAGCGTTGGAGGTGACTCCAGTGCAGATAGACTCTTCCCACCTCAG TGGATCTGTTGTGATATCCGCTACCTGGACGTCAGTATCTTGGGCAAGTTTGCAGTTGTGATGGCTGACCCACCCTGGGATATTCACATGGAGCTGCCCTATGGGACcctgacagatgatgagatgcgCAGGCTCAACATACCAGTACTGCAGGATGATGGCTTTCTCTTCCTCTGGGTCACAGGCAG GGCCATGGAGTTGGGCAGAGAATGTCTGAACCTCTGGGG TTATGAACGGGTAGATGAAATTATCTGGGTGAAGACAAATCAACTGCAGCGCATCATTCGAACAGGCCGTACAGGTCACTGGTTGAACCATGGGAAGGAACACTGCTTG GTTGGTGTCAAAGGAAATCCCCAAGGCTTCAACCAGGGTCTGGATTGTGATGTGATCGTAGCTGAG GATCACCCTTGGAAACCAACTGGATGGGATCCATCTACTAGACCCAGATGTGGTTGCCCGGTTCAAGCAAAGATATCCAGATGGTATCATCTCTAA
- the TOX4 gene encoding TOX high mobility group box family member 4 isoform X1 yields the protein MEFPGGNDNYLTITGPSHPFLSGAETFHTPSLGDEEFEIPPISLDSDPSLAVSDVVGHFDDLADPSSSQDGSFSAQYGVQTLDMPVGMTHGLMEQGGGLLSGGLTMDLDHSIGTQYSANPPVTIDVPMTDMTSGLMGHSQLTTIDQSELSSQLGLSLGGGTILPPAQSPEDRLSTTPSPTSSLHEDGVEEFRRQPPSQKTVVVEAGKKQKAPKKRKKKDPNEPQKPVSAYALFFRDTQAAIKGQNPNATFGEVSKIVASMWDSLGEEQKQVYKRKTEAAKKEYLKALAAYKDNQECQATVETVDMDPAPPSQTPSPPPVAAADPASPAPASTEPPALSPSIVVNSTLSSYVANQASSGAGGQPNITKLIITKQMLPSSITMSQGGMVTVIPATVVTSRGLQLGQTSTATIQPSQQAQIVTRSVLQAAAAAAASMQLPPPRLQPPPLQQMPQPPTQQQVTILQQPPPLQAMQQPPPQKFRINLQQQPPPLQVKIVPPPTLKMQTTLVPPPVESSPEQPVNNSPETHTVEETTPETICEMITDVVPEVESPSQMDVELVSGSPMTLSPQPRCVRSGCENPPVVSKDWDNEYCSNECVVKHCRDVFLAWVASRNSNTVVFVK from the exons ttTCCCGGAGGAAATGACAATTACCTGACGATCACAGGGCCCTCGCACCCCTTCCTGTCAGGGGCCGAG ACTTTCCACACACCAAGCCTGGGTGATGAGGAATTTGAAATCCCACCTATCTCCTTGGATTCCGATCCTTCATTGGCTGTCTCGGATGTGGTTGGCCACTTTGATGACCTGGCAGACCCTTCCTCCTCTCAGGATGGCAGCTTTTCAGCCCAGTATGGGGTCCAGACGTTGGACATGCCTGTGGGCATGACCCATGGCTTGATGGAGCAGGGCGGGGGGCTCCTGAGTGGGGGCTTGACCATG GACTTGGATCATTCTATAGGAACTCAGTATAGTGCCAACCCACCTGTTACAATTGATGTACCAATGACAGACATGACATCTGGCTTGATGGGGCATAGCCAGTTGACCACCATTGATCAGTCAGAACTGAGTTCTCAACTTGGTCTGAGCTTAGGGGGTGGCACCATCCTGCCACCTGCCCAGTCACCTGAGGATCGTCTTTCAACCACCCCTTCACCTACAAGTTCACTTCATGAGGATGGTGTTGAGGAATTCCGGAGG CAACCTCCCAGCCAGAAAACAGTTGTGGTGGAAGCAGGGAAAAAGCAGAAGgctccaaagaagagaaaaaagaaagatcctAATGAACCTCAAAAACCAGTTTCAGCATATGCTTTATTCTTTCGTGACACACAGGCTGCCATCAAGGGACAGAATCCCAATGCCACTTTTGGGGAGGTTTCAAAAATTGTGGCTTCTATGTGGGACAGTCTTGGAGAAGAGCAAAAACAG GTATATAAGAGGAAAACTGAAGCTGCCAAGAAAGAGTATCTGAAGGCTTTGGCTGCTTATAAAGATAATCAAGAGTGTCAG gCCACTGTGGAAACTGTGGACATGGACCCAGCGCCACCATCACAGACTCCTTCTCCacctcctgtggctgctgctgaccCAGCATCTCCAGCACCAGCCTCAACAGAGCCCCCTGCCCTGTCTCCTTCCATTGTTGTCAATTCCACTCTTTCATCCTATGTGGCAAACCAGGCATCTTCTGGGGCTGGGGGTCAGCCCAATATTACCAAGTTGATTATTACCAAACAGATGTTGCCCTCTTCTATTACTATGTCTCAAGGCGGGATGGTTACTGTTATCCCAGCCACAGTGGTGACCTCTCGGGGTCTCCAACTTGGCCAAACCAGTACAGCTACTATCCAGCCCAGTCAACAAGCCCAGATTGTCACTCGATCGGTGttgcaggcagcagcagcagcagcagcttctatgCAACTACCTCCACCCCGACTACAGCCCCCTCCACTACAGCAGATGCCTCAACCCCCCACTCAGCAGCAAGTAACCATTCTCCAACAGCCTCCCCCACTCCAGGCCATGCAACAGCCTCCACCTCAGAAATTTCGAATCAACCTACAGCAACAGCCACCTCCACTACAGGTCAAGATTGTGCCTCCACCCACTCTGAAAATGCAGACTACCTTAGTTCCACCACCTGTAGAAAGTAGTCCAGAGCAGCCTGTGAACAACAGCCCTGAGACCCATACAGTGGAGGAGACCACTCCTGAGACAATCTGTGAAATGATCACAGATGTAGTTCCTGAG GTTGAGTCTCCTTctcaaatggatgttgaattggTGAGTGGGTCTCCCATGACACTTTCACCCCAGCCTCGATGTGTGAGGTCCGGCTGTGAAAACCCTCCCGTTGTGAGTAAGGACTGGGACAATGAGTACTGCAGCAATGAGTGCGTGGTGAAGCACTGCAG ggatGTCTTCTTGGCCTGGGTAGCCTCTAGAAACTCAAACACAGTGGTGTTTGTGAAATAG
- the TOX4 gene encoding TOX high mobility group box family member 4 isoform X2: METFHTPSLGDEEFEIPPISLDSDPSLAVSDVVGHFDDLADPSSSQDGSFSAQYGVQTLDMPVGMTHGLMEQGGGLLSGGLTMDLDHSIGTQYSANPPVTIDVPMTDMTSGLMGHSQLTTIDQSELSSQLGLSLGGGTILPPAQSPEDRLSTTPSPTSSLHEDGVEEFRRQPPSQKTVVVEAGKKQKAPKKRKKKDPNEPQKPVSAYALFFRDTQAAIKGQNPNATFGEVSKIVASMWDSLGEEQKQVYKRKTEAAKKEYLKALAAYKDNQECQATVETVDMDPAPPSQTPSPPPVAAADPASPAPASTEPPALSPSIVVNSTLSSYVANQASSGAGGQPNITKLIITKQMLPSSITMSQGGMVTVIPATVVTSRGLQLGQTSTATIQPSQQAQIVTRSVLQAAAAAAASMQLPPPRLQPPPLQQMPQPPTQQQVTILQQPPPLQAMQQPPPQKFRINLQQQPPPLQVKIVPPPTLKMQTTLVPPPVESSPEQPVNNSPETHTVEETTPETICEMITDVVPEVESPSQMDVELVSGSPMTLSPQPRCVRSGCENPPVVSKDWDNEYCSNECVVKHCRDVFLAWVASRNSNTVVFVK; this comes from the exons ACTTTCCACACACCAAGCCTGGGTGATGAGGAATTTGAAATCCCACCTATCTCCTTGGATTCCGATCCTTCATTGGCTGTCTCGGATGTGGTTGGCCACTTTGATGACCTGGCAGACCCTTCCTCCTCTCAGGATGGCAGCTTTTCAGCCCAGTATGGGGTCCAGACGTTGGACATGCCTGTGGGCATGACCCATGGCTTGATGGAGCAGGGCGGGGGGCTCCTGAGTGGGGGCTTGACCATG GACTTGGATCATTCTATAGGAACTCAGTATAGTGCCAACCCACCTGTTACAATTGATGTACCAATGACAGACATGACATCTGGCTTGATGGGGCATAGCCAGTTGACCACCATTGATCAGTCAGAACTGAGTTCTCAACTTGGTCTGAGCTTAGGGGGTGGCACCATCCTGCCACCTGCCCAGTCACCTGAGGATCGTCTTTCAACCACCCCTTCACCTACAAGTTCACTTCATGAGGATGGTGTTGAGGAATTCCGGAGG CAACCTCCCAGCCAGAAAACAGTTGTGGTGGAAGCAGGGAAAAAGCAGAAGgctccaaagaagagaaaaaagaaagatcctAATGAACCTCAAAAACCAGTTTCAGCATATGCTTTATTCTTTCGTGACACACAGGCTGCCATCAAGGGACAGAATCCCAATGCCACTTTTGGGGAGGTTTCAAAAATTGTGGCTTCTATGTGGGACAGTCTTGGAGAAGAGCAAAAACAG GTATATAAGAGGAAAACTGAAGCTGCCAAGAAAGAGTATCTGAAGGCTTTGGCTGCTTATAAAGATAATCAAGAGTGTCAG gCCACTGTGGAAACTGTGGACATGGACCCAGCGCCACCATCACAGACTCCTTCTCCacctcctgtggctgctgctgaccCAGCATCTCCAGCACCAGCCTCAACAGAGCCCCCTGCCCTGTCTCCTTCCATTGTTGTCAATTCCACTCTTTCATCCTATGTGGCAAACCAGGCATCTTCTGGGGCTGGGGGTCAGCCCAATATTACCAAGTTGATTATTACCAAACAGATGTTGCCCTCTTCTATTACTATGTCTCAAGGCGGGATGGTTACTGTTATCCCAGCCACAGTGGTGACCTCTCGGGGTCTCCAACTTGGCCAAACCAGTACAGCTACTATCCAGCCCAGTCAACAAGCCCAGATTGTCACTCGATCGGTGttgcaggcagcagcagcagcagcagcttctatgCAACTACCTCCACCCCGACTACAGCCCCCTCCACTACAGCAGATGCCTCAACCCCCCACTCAGCAGCAAGTAACCATTCTCCAACAGCCTCCCCCACTCCAGGCCATGCAACAGCCTCCACCTCAGAAATTTCGAATCAACCTACAGCAACAGCCACCTCCACTACAGGTCAAGATTGTGCCTCCACCCACTCTGAAAATGCAGACTACCTTAGTTCCACCACCTGTAGAAAGTAGTCCAGAGCAGCCTGTGAACAACAGCCCTGAGACCCATACAGTGGAGGAGACCACTCCTGAGACAATCTGTGAAATGATCACAGATGTAGTTCCTGAG GTTGAGTCTCCTTctcaaatggatgttgaattggTGAGTGGGTCTCCCATGACACTTTCACCCCAGCCTCGATGTGTGAGGTCCGGCTGTGAAAACCCTCCCGTTGTGAGTAAGGACTGGGACAATGAGTACTGCAGCAATGAGTGCGTGGTGAAGCACTGCAG ggatGTCTTCTTGGCCTGGGTAGCCTCTAGAAACTCAAACACAGTGGTGTTTGTGAAATAG